The following proteins are co-located in the Paenibacillus sp. FSL H8-0079 genome:
- a CDS encoding methyl-accepting chemotaxis protein — translation MSTRLIVAFLAVLIIPTALIGYFSYDSAKDQVQQKMTDPINTILTMTGQHINNLVGEKAALLNYIDSMYGNTPSQPNNEAVQVGIDQLSDTYPDILAITVGNDQGDVISSPAIEDATFDPRSTEWYVNVENNNGSLYFSSIMKDSESGKIYVEISKALSNEQGVASIKLDLERLANEISNVDVGGNGSLIVVDSNRTIAAWSGAIVKGGGGELGGALIEGIPVHPNTASSSDEPMAFFQFVRTDLAYDLEVYNGVNALTGWNVIALMGHEDFIAAAKPIMVSSLTVIAISVLIAAVIIFFILRSFIVPMQKLRKATRSVSEGNLSERVNLKTENEFGILANDFDQMTSSLQSVVAELHQTSSLLSHSSQMIQESTEQTTQSVQHVAETMQQTAESSIIGAENSEQTANAVEEMARGISTIAESASAIVDSAEETERAVANGGKTINQVGAQMEHILEAVEETSALINELSSLSAEANRMNEAIADISRQTNLLSLNASIEASRAGEHGKGFAVVAGEVRTLSMQSKQSADEIGATIGKMLELIAKSTSLMNDKVRNQVGEGMRISQEASATISNIEQYTTHIVDQIQDISAVSEQLSASTEEVSATVAAMSHISKVSADSAQTTSAAAQEQMAAMEEISASSAQLSKTAENMQELVRRFKL, via the coding sequence ATGAGCACCAGACTAATTGTAGCTTTCCTTGCGGTACTTATCATCCCAACTGCACTTATCGGATATTTTTCATATGATAGTGCCAAGGATCAAGTACAACAAAAAATGACAGATCCCATCAATACCATTTTAACCATGACAGGGCAGCACATTAACAATCTGGTGGGGGAAAAAGCAGCATTATTGAATTATATCGACAGCATGTATGGAAACACCCCTAGCCAGCCCAACAACGAAGCGGTACAAGTAGGAATCGATCAATTATCTGATACATATCCTGATATTCTGGCCATAACTGTGGGCAACGACCAAGGTGATGTTATATCATCTCCAGCAATAGAGGATGCAACATTCGATCCGCGCAGCACAGAATGGTATGTCAATGTTGAAAATAACAATGGATCACTCTATTTTTCGAGTATTATGAAAGATTCGGAATCCGGGAAGATTTATGTAGAGATTTCAAAAGCTCTGTCGAATGAACAAGGTGTAGCAAGTATTAAACTTGATCTGGAGCGATTAGCAAATGAAATATCGAATGTGGATGTAGGAGGCAATGGAAGTCTGATTGTGGTGGACTCTAATCGAACCATTGCGGCTTGGTCCGGTGCCATTGTAAAAGGTGGGGGAGGAGAGCTCGGCGGAGCACTCATCGAGGGAATTCCAGTCCATCCGAATACAGCTTCAAGTTCCGATGAACCGATGGCATTCTTCCAATTTGTTAGAACGGATCTGGCGTATGATTTGGAGGTTTATAACGGTGTTAATGCTTTGACCGGTTGGAATGTCATTGCTTTGATGGGGCATGAAGACTTTATCGCCGCAGCGAAACCTATTATGGTATCGAGTCTAACCGTCATTGCTATATCTGTATTGATTGCAGCAGTAATCATATTCTTTATTCTGCGATCTTTTATCGTACCTATGCAAAAACTGCGAAAGGCCACCCGCAGCGTAAGCGAAGGGAACCTGTCTGAACGAGTGAATCTTAAAACAGAAAACGAATTTGGTATATTGGCAAATGATTTTGATCAAATGACCAGTTCTCTTCAATCGGTGGTCGCTGAACTTCATCAGACATCATCATTGTTAAGCCATTCTTCACAAATGATTCAGGAGAGTACAGAACAAACGACTCAATCGGTTCAACATGTCGCTGAAACCATGCAACAGACTGCCGAATCATCTATCATTGGGGCTGAGAATTCGGAACAGACAGCAAATGCAGTTGAAGAGATGGCCAGAGGCATCAGTACAATCGCAGAATCTGCGAGTGCGATTGTGGATTCGGCTGAAGAGACGGAGCGCGCTGTCGCTAACGGTGGCAAAACCATAAACCAGGTTGGAGCACAAATGGAACATATTCTCGAAGCTGTTGAAGAAACCTCGGCACTGATTAACGAGCTATCCAGTCTATCAGCCGAAGCCAATCGAATGAATGAAGCGATTGCGGATATCTCTCGGCAAACCAATCTTCTGTCACTGAATGCTTCTATTGAAGCATCAAGAGCAGGAGAACACGGAAAAGGGTTTGCTGTTGTTGCAGGTGAGGTACGCACGTTATCCATGCAATCCAAACAAAGCGCGGATGAGATTGGCGCAACCATTGGTAAAATGCTCGAGCTGATTGCGAAATCAACGTCCCTTATGAATGATAAAGTTCGTAATCAAGTTGGTGAGGGAATGCGGATCAGCCAAGAAGCTTCTGCAACCATCTCCAACATTGAACAATATACAACGCATATCGTGGATCAAATTCAGGATATTTCCGCTGTCTCCGAACAGTTGTCAGCTAGTACGGAAGAAGTCTCGGCTACCGTTGCCGCGATGAGTCATATCTCTAAAGTGTCGGCTGACAGTGCTCAGACGACTTCAGCAGCAGCCCAAGAGCAAATGGCGGCGATGGAGGAGATATCGGCATCATCTGCACAGTTATCCAAAACAGCTGAGAACATGCAAGAATTGGTTCGCCGGTTTAAGCTTTAG
- a CDS encoding AraC family transcriptional regulator — translation MNTHHESGQLHANRDCTIIYVGKLADNPHWSFPTHKHDDLHEIIYVTEGKGLFTIDGTKHWAQKGDMLIYNKGTLHEEKSNPESPLSTFYCGFRFTEGTHTLEDWVIPPSNEPIIRANRYSDELHSLMQTLFNEFSIREYGYESISGHVLKAILMIIDRQSRQQLPDGESVQSNSLAESIKDYLDTNYRQNIKLKELADQFHIDFYYLIHMYKNHYGTSPYHYLIQRRMGEATRLLVSTNKKIWEIAKLVGYDNPNYFTILFTKTVGESPRSFRKKNQKDMFGDETSHSY, via the coding sequence ATGAATACACACCACGAATCCGGCCAACTGCATGCAAATCGAGATTGCACCATTATTTATGTAGGAAAGCTGGCCGACAATCCCCATTGGAGCTTTCCGACTCACAAACATGACGATCTGCACGAGATTATCTACGTAACTGAAGGCAAAGGATTGTTCACCATTGACGGCACCAAACACTGGGCTCAAAAAGGCGATATGCTCATTTATAACAAGGGTACCCTTCACGAGGAGAAGTCCAATCCTGAATCCCCATTATCCACCTTTTATTGTGGGTTTCGTTTTACAGAAGGTACCCACACCCTTGAGGATTGGGTCATTCCTCCCTCTAACGAGCCGATCATTCGAGCCAACCGATATTCCGATGAGCTCCATTCGTTAATGCAGACTCTCTTCAATGAATTTTCAATTCGGGAATATGGATACGAGTCGATCTCTGGGCATGTGTTGAAAGCTATACTTATGATCATTGATCGGCAGTCCCGTCAGCAGCTTCCTGATGGAGAGAGTGTACAGAGCAACTCTCTTGCTGAGAGTATTAAGGACTACTTGGATACCAACTATCGGCAAAACATTAAACTCAAGGAATTGGCAGATCAATTTCATATCGATTTTTATTACTTAATTCATATGTACAAAAATCACTATGGCACCTCACCTTATCACTATCTGATTCAACGAAGAATGGGTGAAGCGACCCGATTATTGGTCTCAACTAACAAAAAAATATGGGAAATTGCCAAACTGGTCGGTTACGATAACCCCAATTACTTTACGATTCTATTTACTAAAACCGTCGGTGAATCACCGCGAAGTTTCCGAAAAAAGAATCAAAAGGATATGTTCGGGGATGAGACGTCACATTCTTACTAA
- a CDS encoding response regulator yields MYNVMIVEDSKPILRNIKMLLETLNFPIRVAATATNGEEALAAIKQEPIDLLLTDIRMPKMDGLSLIEQAKLANPELKVILISGYSDFEYTRKALNLKVFDYLLKPVEREALEEVMGRVIDQLDQQMSKDLLDLQEIIHPQCETVLKQWEAFPPLFSQMMIIMNKQPFTAGHERWVQVELESIMQDFFTSHACRVYTSQTPYQFVAFVNKSALDLYSSVHECLESLRRHLLAHDYDGIIGGQLLYAESGNLPELYHRMSSIVSGQQRLKQGLALDTGNPVSMARSETGCLDSVLESAFVQMIQARQKERFTLKLSELLNRWAEENVHMTEVERFIGLIVDTFAHLYEEQGSGMRLGLELRARQFAQAHSYDNFCRELTEWTGQCFDMLQSHVRKSKAILFEQIDDYVKLNKYSPLSINDIAMKFHVSPSYVSRVIKNATQITFVQYYTQLRIQEACRLMECQPDMKFKEVSDLLSFSDQHYFSKVFKEYTGLSPTEYKQQMSGSKTQS; encoded by the coding sequence ATGTATAACGTTATGATCGTTGAGGATAGCAAACCGATATTACGTAATATTAAAATGCTCTTGGAAACACTCAACTTTCCGATTCGTGTAGCGGCTACGGCAACCAATGGAGAGGAAGCTTTGGCAGCGATCAAACAGGAACCGATTGATCTGCTGTTGACGGATATTCGAATGCCGAAAATGGATGGCTTATCCCTGATAGAGCAAGCCAAGCTTGCCAACCCAGAGTTGAAGGTCATTCTGATTAGCGGTTATAGCGATTTTGAATACACAAGAAAAGCGTTGAACCTGAAAGTATTTGACTATTTGCTAAAACCTGTGGAGCGAGAGGCACTGGAAGAGGTCATGGGTCGGGTAATTGACCAACTGGATCAACAGATGTCCAAGGACCTGCTGGATTTACAGGAAATCATTCATCCCCAATGTGAAACTGTACTGAAACAATGGGAGGCGTTTCCGCCTTTATTCAGCCAGATGATGATCATTATGAACAAACAGCCCTTCACCGCAGGACATGAACGATGGGTGCAGGTGGAGCTTGAGAGTATAATGCAGGATTTTTTTACATCCCATGCATGTCGCGTATACACAAGTCAAACTCCATATCAATTTGTCGCTTTCGTCAACAAGAGTGCACTCGACTTGTACTCTTCCGTACATGAATGTCTTGAATCGTTGCGTCGGCATCTGCTTGCACATGACTATGATGGGATAATTGGAGGACAATTGCTGTACGCTGAGTCTGGTAATCTGCCAGAACTCTATCACCGCATGTCGTCCATTGTGTCTGGACAGCAACGGTTGAAACAAGGATTAGCGCTGGATACCGGGAATCCGGTGTCGATGGCCAGATCCGAGACAGGCTGTCTGGATTCGGTGCTGGAATCTGCTTTTGTACAGATGATACAGGCTCGTCAGAAAGAACGATTTACGCTCAAGCTATCCGAATTGCTAAATCGATGGGCGGAGGAAAATGTACATATGACCGAGGTGGAGCGGTTTATCGGATTGATTGTAGACACGTTCGCTCATCTGTACGAGGAACAGGGATCGGGCATGAGATTAGGTCTGGAGCTTCGGGCAAGACAATTCGCTCAGGCACATTCCTACGATAATTTTTGCCGGGAACTGACGGAATGGACGGGACAGTGCTTCGATATGCTGCAATCCCACGTTCGAAAAAGTAAGGCGATCCTGTTCGAGCAGATTGACGATTATGTAAAACTGAATAAATACTCTCCGTTGTCGATCAACGACATTGCCATGAAATTTCACGTTAGCCCGTCGTATGTCAGCAGAGTGATCAAGAATGCAACGCAAATTACGTTTGTTCAGTATTACACTCAGCTTCGCATTCAGGAAGCCTGCAGACTGATGGAATGCCAACCGGACATGAAGTTTAAGGAAGTATCCGATCTGCTATCGTTCAGTGATCAGCACTATTTCTCGAAGGTGTTCAAGGAATATACGGGGCTAAGTCCTACGGAATATAAACAACAGATGTCTGGTAGTAAGACCCAATCATAG
- a CDS encoding gamma-glutamyl-gamma-aminobutyrate hydrolase family protein — MKKPMIGVLPLYDTDKQSYWMLPNYMNAIEEAGGIPIMLPLTTDIEIIATLADEFDGFLFTGGHDLNPELYHEHAEVACGELCIERDIMESNLLQKVIELDKPAFGICRGLQLFNVIMGGTLYQDIPTSLQLQVNKIVTHKQSPPYTNLVHNVHIEQNNLLYDILQTDTIQVNSYHHQGIKMLSDKLTAVAVAEDGLVESVVMPNRSFVLAVQWHPEYSYKVDDYSQKLFAAFVNAAKSPRYNIHIEDITA; from the coding sequence ATGAAAAAGCCGATGATCGGTGTTCTGCCTTTGTACGATACAGACAAACAAAGTTACTGGATGCTTCCGAATTATATGAACGCCATAGAGGAAGCCGGTGGGATCCCAATTATGCTGCCTTTGACAACGGATATTGAGATCATAGCAACTCTGGCTGATGAGTTCGATGGGTTCCTGTTCACAGGGGGACATGATCTCAATCCTGAGCTCTATCATGAGCATGCAGAGGTTGCTTGTGGGGAGTTGTGTATTGAACGCGATATTATGGAGTCGAATCTGTTACAAAAAGTGATTGAGCTTGATAAGCCTGCCTTTGGCATCTGCCGTGGACTGCAGCTATTTAACGTTATTATGGGTGGGACGTTGTATCAAGATATTCCAACCAGCCTTCAACTTCAAGTGAACAAGATTGTTACTCACAAGCAAAGTCCGCCCTATACGAATCTTGTACATAATGTACATATTGAGCAAAATAATCTGTTATACGATATCTTGCAAACCGATACGATACAAGTAAACAGCTATCACCATCAAGGCATCAAGATGTTATCGGATAAGTTAACTGCCGTGGCAGTCGCTGAAGATGGACTCGTTGAATCCGTGGTAATGCCGAACCGCTCGTTTGTTTTGGCTGTGCAGTGGCATCCAGAGTACAGCTACAAAGTAGATGACTATAGTCAGAAGTTATTTGCGGCGTTTGTTAATGCTGCTAAATCCCCACGCTATAATATCCATATTGAAGACATAACCGCATAA
- a CDS encoding MFS transporter translates to MTRNRENLLILTLTLVSFVLGTTEYVIVGVLKEIESYMKVSLAAAGMLVSGFAIAYAVGTPFAVAFLAKISRRSSILIGFGIVLALNLLTVFSTTFYSLMAIRIVSAVACGLTISLSISIVSDAVNRERRGEAIAWILGGFSIANVLGVPLGTFIGQHLSWSMTFVVTACIGVVPLVFMFRILPRRTTTIAGSFSDQMSLFLKPRILLACLIPVLGNSCIFVVFTYITPLLSETMGVPVQWISAILLIYGACSILSNWIGAKIAKGDFLPKLKRLFVIQAILFLGMSFAVSNLWVGLAFLFLIGSVSSSMSAASQLYLFDVSGAIAPGSKAFASTLLPVAANVGIALGSGVGGIAVNMGGVHWVPPVAVILALLAFVITQICQRSIQLNSDEATIVKAA, encoded by the coding sequence ATGACTAGAAATAGAGAGAACCTACTTATTTTAACGCTTACGCTCGTTAGCTTTGTATTAGGAACAACTGAGTATGTCATCGTGGGTGTGTTGAAGGAAATTGAAAGTTACATGAAAGTATCACTTGCTGCAGCGGGCATGCTTGTCTCCGGTTTTGCGATTGCATACGCAGTGGGTACACCATTTGCCGTGGCCTTCTTAGCCAAAATATCCAGAAGAAGTTCCATATTGATTGGATTTGGGATCGTATTAGCATTAAATCTGTTGACCGTGTTCTCAACAACGTTCTATTCTCTGATGGCCATTCGCATCGTTTCGGCCGTTGCTTGTGGACTTACGATATCGCTTTCGATCTCGATCGTAAGCGACGCAGTGAACCGGGAGCGAAGAGGGGAAGCCATCGCCTGGATTCTGGGCGGATTTTCAATCGCGAATGTACTGGGTGTGCCGCTCGGTACATTTATCGGACAACATCTGAGTTGGTCCATGACTTTCGTTGTTACAGCATGCATTGGTGTTGTGCCGTTGGTATTTATGTTTCGTATTTTGCCACGCCGAACAACAACGATCGCTGGTTCGTTCAGTGACCAGATGTCTCTCTTTTTAAAACCGCGAATATTGCTGGCCTGTCTAATCCCGGTACTGGGAAACAGCTGTATTTTCGTCGTTTTTACGTACATTACGCCACTTCTAAGTGAGACAATGGGTGTGCCTGTACAATGGATTAGTGCCATACTCCTGATCTATGGTGCCTGTAGCATCCTGAGTAACTGGATTGGTGCCAAAATAGCCAAGGGAGACTTCCTACCCAAGCTCAAACGGCTTTTCGTCATCCAAGCGATCCTCTTCCTGGGCATGAGTTTTGCCGTTTCCAATCTGTGGGTCGGCTTGGCATTTCTGTTCCTGATTGGCAGTGTGTCATCTTCCATGAGCGCGGCATCCCAGCTATATTTGTTTGATGTGTCTGGAGCGATCGCGCCGGGGTCCAAAGCATTCGCATCTACACTCCTGCCCGTGGCAGCCAACGTGGGTATAGCGCTAGGCTCTGGTGTCGGCGGGATTGCCGTCAATATGGGTGGTGTACACTGGGTGCCTCCAGTGGCTGTAATACTTGCCTTGTTGGCTTTTGTCATTACCCAAATATGCCAGCGTTCCATCCAATTGAATTCAGACGAAGCAACCATTGTAAAAGCAGCCTAG